A portion of the Macaca mulatta isolate MMU2019108-1 chromosome 4, T2T-MMU8v2.0, whole genome shotgun sequence genome contains these proteins:
- the SRSF3 gene encoding serine/arginine-rich splicing factor 3 — MHRDSCPLDCKVYVGNLGNNGNKTELERAFGYYGPLRSVWVARNPPGFAFVEFEDPRDAADAVRELDGRTLCGCRVRVELSNGEKRSRNRGPPPSWGRRPRDDYRRRSPPPRRRSPRRRSFSRSRSRSLSRDRRRERSLSRERNHKPSRSFSRSRSRSRSNERK, encoded by the exons atgcaTCGTGATTCCTGTCCATTGGACTGTAAGGTTTATGTAGGCAATCTTGGAAACAATGGCAACAAGACCGAATTGGAACGGGCTTTTGGCTACTATGGACCACTCCGAAGTGTGTGGGTTGCTAGAAACCCACCCGGCTTTGCTTTTGTTGAATTTGAAGATCCCCGAGATGCAGCTGATGCGGTCCGAGAGCTAGATGGAAG AACACTATGTGGCTGCCGTGTAAGAGTGGAACTGTCgaatggtgaaaaaagaagtagaaatcgTGGCCCACCTCCCTCTTGGGGTCGTCGCCCTCGAGATGATTATCGTAGGAGGAGTCCTCCACCTCGTCGCAG ATCTCCACGAAGGAGAAGCTTCTCTCGCAGCCGAAGCAG GTCCCTTTCTAGAGATAGGAGAAGAGAGAGATCTCTGTCTCGGGAGAGAAATCACAAGCCGTCCCGATCCTTCTCTAGGTCTCGTAG ccGATCTAGGtcaaatgaaaggaaatag